The proteins below are encoded in one region of Drosophila santomea strain STO CAGO 1482 chromosome 3R, Prin_Dsan_1.1, whole genome shotgun sequence:
- the LOC120452263 gene encoding putative odorant receptor 85e, translated as MASLQFHGNVNADIRYDISLDPARESNLFRLLMRQQLAIGTRPSPRLPKWWPKRLEMMGQVLAKAYCSMVIFTSLHLGVLFTKTTLDVLPTGELQAITDALTMTIIYFFTGYGSIYWCLRSRRLLAYMDHMNREYRHHSLAGVTFVSGHAAYRMSRNFTLAWMMSCLLGVIFWGVSPLMMGIRMLPLHCWYPFDALGPVTYSAVYATQLFGQILVGMTFSFGGSLFVTLSLLLLGQFDVLYCSLKNLDAHSKLLAGESINGLSLLQEELLLGDATRELNQYALLQEHPTDLLRMSAGRKCPGQGNAFHNALVECVRLHRFILHCAQELENLFSPYCLVKSLQITIQLCLLVFVGVSGTREVLRIVNQLQYLGLTIFELLMFTYCGELLSRHSIRSGDAFWRGAWWQHAPFIRQDILIFLVNSRRAVHVTAGKFYVMDVNRLRSVITQAFSFLTLLQKLAAKKTESDL; from the exons ATGGCCAGTCTTCAGTTCCACGGCAATGTCAATGCGGACATCAGGTATGATATTAGCCTGGATCCGGCTAGGGAATCGAACCTCTTCCGCCTGCTAATGAGACAACAGTTGGCGATAGGCACGCGGCCATCTCCGCGGTTGCCCAAATGGTGGCCGAAGCGGCTGGAAATGATGGGCCAAGTGCTGGCCAAGGCATATTGTTCCATGGTGATTTTTACGTCGCTGCATTTGGGTGTCCTGTTCACCAAAACCACACTGGATGTCCTGCCGACGGGGGAGCTGCAGGCCATAACCGATGCCCTCACCATGACCATAATATACTTTTTTACGGGCTACGGCTCCATCTACTGGTGCTTGCGCTCCAGGCGCCTTTTGGCCTACATGGATCACATGAACCGGGAGTATCGCCATCATTCGCTGGCTGGTGTGACCTTTGTGAGTGGCCATGCGGCCTACAGGATGTCCAGGAACTTTACGCTGGCGTGGATGATGTCCTGCCTGCTGGGCGTGATATTCTGGGGCGTTTCGCCATTGATGATGGGCATCCGTATGCTGCCGCTCCATTGTTGGTATCCCTTCGATGCCCTGGGACCCGTCACATATTCGGCGGTGTATGCCACACAACTTTTCGGCCAGATCCTCGTGGGCATGACATTTTCATTCGGGGGCTCCCTTTTCGTCACCTTGAgcctgctgctcctgggcCAGTTCGATGTGCTCTACTGCAGCCTGAAGAACCTGGATGCCCATTCCAAGCTGCTGGCCGGGGAGTCTATAAATGGCCTAAG TTTGCTGCAAGAGGAGTTGCTGCTGGGAGACGCGACCCGGGAATTAAATCAGTACGCTCTGCTGCAGGAGCACCCGACGGATCTGCTAAGGATGTCGGCAGGACGAAAATGTCCTGGCCAGGGCAATGCATTCCACAACGCCTTGGTGGAATGCGTTCGCTTGCATCGCTTCATCCTGCACTGTGCCCAGGAGCTGGAGAACCTATTCAGCCCATATTGTCTGGTCAAGTCCCTGCAGATCACCATCCAGCTTTGCTTGCTGGTCTTTGTGGGCGTTTCGGGTACTCGGGAGGTCCTGCGGATTGTTAACCAGCTGCAGTACTTGGGACTGACCATCTTCGAGCTCCTGATGTTCACCTATTGCGGCGAACTCCTCAGTCGGCATAGCATTCGATCTGGCGACGCCTTTTGGAGGGGCGCGTGGTGGCAGCACGCCCCCTTCATTCGCCAGGACATCCTCATCTTCCTGGTTAATAGTCGACGGGCAGTTCACGTGACGGCCGGCAAGTTTTATGTGATGGATGTGAATCGCCTAAGATCG GTTATAACGCAGGCCTTTAGCTTCTTGACTTTGCTGCAAAAGTTGGCTGCCAAGAAGACGGAATCGGACCTCTAA